One Mercurialis annua linkage group LG3, ddMerAnnu1.2, whole genome shotgun sequence DNA window includes the following coding sequences:
- the LOC126673250 gene encoding F-box/FBD/LRR-repeat protein At1g13570-like, producing the protein MDNQSTKRIVSSLRSDRVSELPSNIIDNILICLPIHEAVKTCILSKSWRFRWRYLPKLIFDDTFYQRLIRPSISKRDITKLFSIIYRVLLLHRGSILNFTYRVPLFSSPRGIHRLMFYLSEKDVHGIVFDFGESLYDSGYKIERLPSFLFSCVTLRSLTLSSCTVTVPLAFKGFPKLISLTFDSFYFYAKGEVETFISKCPLLERLSIKYCDNIDTLDIDIPYLKFFQFSSSSCKAICFRKTSQHLSTVIFDEEFGGPYHSEPTKLFECLAVVKHFRLGYDFLHCLFNGRMPMKLSLGGLRVLELPEICFGRASNISYVLCLIVNSPNLKKLEIGSLGAGEDMDPIAPELLKVKDLLDNALKKLRVVKMNFAELRVKQAKHELDFIKFLLAESIVLEKMYIQPAKGTVCEEELKILKKVLRFHRSSKKAEIVALNPVDGEVSSE; encoded by the exons ATG gATAACCAGTCCACTAAAAGAATTGTGAGCAGCTTAAGATCCGATAGAGTCAGTGAGTTGCCGAGTAACATCATAGATAACATTCTAATTTGTCTGCCCATTCATGAAGCAGTCAAGACTTGCATATTGTCCAAGAGTTGGAGGTTCAGGTGGAGATATCTTCCCAAATTGATATTTGACGATACTTTTTATCAGAGATTGATAAGACCCTCTATTTCAAAACGTGACATTACTAAACTCTTCTCTATTATCTATAGAGTTCTATTACTTCACCGTGGATCCATCTTGAATTTTACCTATCGTGTTCCCTTATTTTCAAGCCCTCGTGGCATTCACCGCTTGATGTTTTATCTGAGCGAGAAAGATGTTCACGGAATTGTCTTTGATTTTGGAGAAAGTCTTTATGATAGTGGTTATAAAATTGAGAGATTGCCATCATTTCTATTTTCATGTGTGACATTGAGGAGCTTGACCTTGTCCTCTTGCACTGTCACAGTTCCATTGGCATTTAAAGGATTTCCTAAGCTGATTTCTCTTACGTTTgactcattttatttttatgccaaaGGCGAAGTTGAAACTTTCATCTCTAAATGCCCATTACTTGAAAGACTTTCTATAAAATACTGTGACAATATTGATACCCTCGATATTGACATTCCTTATCTGAAGTTCTTTCAATTCTCTAGTTCTTCTTGTAAGGCTATTTGTTTTAGAAAAACTAGTCAGCATCTTTCAACAGTTATATTTGATGAAGAGTTTGGTGGACCCTATCACTCTGAACCAACCAAGCTTTTCGAATGTCTGGCTGTTGTCAAGCACTTTCGCCTCGGATATGACTTTTTGCAT TGCCTTTTTAATGGAAGAATGCCGATGAAACTTTCTCTTGGCGGTCTTAGAGTTCTTGAACTGCCTGAAATATGTTTTGGGCGGGCGAGTAATATCTCTTACGTTCTTTGCTTGATCGTCAACTCTCCTAACTTAAAGAAGCTGGAGATTGGG TCTCTTGGAGCTGGTGAAGATATGGATCCTATTGCTCCAGAACTTTTAAAAGTAAAAGACCTCTTAGATAATGCACTGAAAAAACTTCGAGTGGTGAAGATGAATTTTGCAGAATTGCGAGTAAAACAAGCTAAACATGAActtgattttattaagtttCTATTGGCTGAATCAATAGTACTAGAAAAGATGTATATACAGCCTGCTAAAGGAACAGTTTGTGAGGAAGAGCTGAAGATTTTGAAAAAGGTACTTCGATTTCATCGTTCATCAAAGAAAGCAGAAATCGTAGCACTTAATCCTGTTGATGGTGAAGTTAGTAGTgagtga
- the LOC126673251 gene encoding phosphoserine phosphatase, chloroplastic isoform X1 has translation MERLVHSRINPFPATCRQYRSCIIPALSLQLKKNSVGGRNLFMKLPQSFNSVTASVQPLDPPKVDHFDNRLASKEVLELWRSADAVCFDVDSTVCLDEGIDELAEFCGAGNAVAEWTAKAMSGSVPFEEALAARLSLFKPSLSQVHDYLEKRPPKLSPGIDELIQKLKAKDKTVYFISGGFRQMINPIASILGIPLENIFANQMLFGNSGEFSGFDANEPTSRSGGKATAVEQIRKAQGYKSMVMIGDGATDLEARKPGGADMFICYAGVQLREAVAVEADWLVFHFTDLINSLD, from the exons atggaaagGTTGGTGCATTCGCGAATCAATCCCTTTCCTGCTACTTGCAGACAGTATCGCTCTTGTATTATTCCAGCATTATCTCTACAGTTGAAAAAGAATTCTGTTGGAGGGAGAAATTTGTTTATGAAACTTCCTCAATCATTCAATTCAGTTACTGCTTCAGTTCAACCATTAGACCCTCCCAAAGTGGACCACTTCGACAATAGATTGGCCTCAAAAG AGGTTCTTGAGCTCTGGAGAAGTGCTGATGCAGTATGCTTCGATGTTGATAGCACGGTATGCCTAGATGAGGGCATTGATGAACTTGCAGAGTTTTGTGGAGCTGGAAATGCTGTTGCAGAATGGACAGCTAA AGCAATGAGTGGTTCTGTTCCTTTCGAGGAGGCCTTGGCAGCTAGACTATCTCTGTTCAAGCCATCTCTATCTCAGGTCCACGATTATCTTGAGAAGCGGCCCCCAAA GCTTTCACCTGGCATAGATGAGTTAATTCAGAAGCTGAAGGCTAAGGATAAAACTGTTTATTTTATCTCTGGAGGCTTTCGTCAGATGATCAAT CCTATTGCATCTATCCTTGGGATTCCACTTGAAAATATATTTGCCAACCAAATGCTGTTTGGAAATTCGGGGGAGTTCTCGGGTTTTGATGCAAATGAGCCTACTTCAAGGAGCGGAGGAAAAGCAACTGCAGTAGAGCAAATAAGGAAG GCTCAAGGATACAAGTCTATGGTTATGATTGGGGATGGTGCAACTGATCTTGAG GCTCGTAAACCAGGTGGTGCTGACATGTTTATTTGCTATGCGGGTGTTCAACTTCGAGAAGCTGTAGCAGTAGAAGCTGATTGGCTGGTCTTCCATTTTACAGATCTAATAAATTCTTTGGATTAG
- the LOC126673251 gene encoding phosphoserine phosphatase, chloroplastic isoform X2: MKLPQSFNSVTASVQPLDPPKVDHFDNRLASKEVLELWRSADAVCFDVDSTVCLDEGIDELAEFCGAGNAVAEWTAKAMSGSVPFEEALAARLSLFKPSLSQVHDYLEKRPPKLSPGIDELIQKLKAKDKTVYFISGGFRQMINPIASILGIPLENIFANQMLFGNSGEFSGFDANEPTSRSGGKATAVEQIRKAQGYKSMVMIGDGATDLEARKPGGADMFICYAGVQLREAVAVEADWLVFHFTDLINSLD; encoded by the exons ATGAAACTTCCTCAATCATTCAATTCAGTTACTGCTTCAGTTCAACCATTAGACCCTCCCAAAGTGGACCACTTCGACAATAGATTGGCCTCAAAAG AGGTTCTTGAGCTCTGGAGAAGTGCTGATGCAGTATGCTTCGATGTTGATAGCACGGTATGCCTAGATGAGGGCATTGATGAACTTGCAGAGTTTTGTGGAGCTGGAAATGCTGTTGCAGAATGGACAGCTAA AGCAATGAGTGGTTCTGTTCCTTTCGAGGAGGCCTTGGCAGCTAGACTATCTCTGTTCAAGCCATCTCTATCTCAGGTCCACGATTATCTTGAGAAGCGGCCCCCAAA GCTTTCACCTGGCATAGATGAGTTAATTCAGAAGCTGAAGGCTAAGGATAAAACTGTTTATTTTATCTCTGGAGGCTTTCGTCAGATGATCAAT CCTATTGCATCTATCCTTGGGATTCCACTTGAAAATATATTTGCCAACCAAATGCTGTTTGGAAATTCGGGGGAGTTCTCGGGTTTTGATGCAAATGAGCCTACTTCAAGGAGCGGAGGAAAAGCAACTGCAGTAGAGCAAATAAGGAAG GCTCAAGGATACAAGTCTATGGTTATGATTGGGGATGGTGCAACTGATCTTGAG GCTCGTAAACCAGGTGGTGCTGACATGTTTATTTGCTATGCGGGTGTTCAACTTCGAGAAGCTGTAGCAGTAGAAGCTGATTGGCTGGTCTTCCATTTTACAGATCTAATAAATTCTTTGGATTAG